A genomic segment from Glycine soja cultivar W05 chromosome 20, ASM419377v2, whole genome shotgun sequence encodes:
- the LOC114401248 gene encoding mediator of DNA damage checkpoint protein 1-like isoform X3, which translates to MQSEFSDAKKRREEDNPQTLVSLVHDSEKKKRKRKRKKKIEESNEQPQVEVCPKSLVDSVIPIVAQKENAETTTENSNPTPKKKKKKKNKNVQDAEQLLTCDPSIAIGAVPDVTKEGGSQQGDANGNGGLCPKPLLDTPIPIVPQEGNAKTSTQNPNPIPQKKKKKKNVQGAEQHLTCDPSILIDVEPDVTKEVGAQQISETAETTTHDPVPTPKKNKNKDVQVAQQQLHTCDPSIPTSAEPDVMKEEATKQGDADGNEGLCPKPLLDKPIPIFPQEENAETSRQNPNPTPRKKKKKNVEGAEQVQTCDPSILTGVEPDVMKEEGAQQGSDLPAETTRQIHAPTPKKNKKKDVQGAQQQLQTCDPSIMIGVEPNVMKEEGAQQGEANETAVFGINEECPGPDSMPLKDTLRKKKNVLKSQGAEPEPKSKESNNTHHPQQCYSDSELKMKMKKGAEANAENSAVCPKPKLALPSDIAIPNNSQVNKRAEPTEAKVEDQACSKPKLASPIDLPAPTNSEKKKEVEPVQNPDARAQPPQPQPCSAPCAEPPGDPATPIDQRRRKQKSKREKETIIICSEEVENQGSPLHMDITLNQAPDQVQQDQATPISLQPASLMDQTILVDPATPIDLELTMKKIKKKQRKKTTSTELPEISIQTSTCLIEASPIDPAIPMDPCLAISTGPEQEMSKKKKKRKSKLESEAAELNEHYKLPEAAPPEAPVQKSIYHTDAPSIDPVGPSPPVDTETPIDQGQQMTKKKRKKKKRIVIIIEGTETNEHGVKPPETLVQKFAYPTVTTSIDPTIPVPAPPIDQGQKMRKKMRKRSALISKGAEPDEHDDKPPGTPVQRSIHPIAEPSIDPTIPASQTPPVDPATPVDPEPMTKKKRKKKRNSAKNEGLESEKHNADRIAETPVQKTEGSTTENSMGRCNVEPAGKTLVQITDTLRVTKSPFKHHGESSLRCRACRQPGHRFQQCQRLKCLSMDEEVCFFCGEIGHSLGKCDVSQAGGGRFAKCLLCYGHGHFSYNCPQNGHGIDPKVLAVNGAINRTVEARRELLPRFNM; encoded by the exons ATGCAGAGCGAGTTCTCCGATGCGAAGAAGCGCAGAGAGGAGGACAACCCTCAAACACTCGTTTCCCTCGTACACGAcagtgagaagaagaagagaaagagaaagagaaagaagaaaatcgAGGAATCAAACGAGCAGCCCCAGGTTGAGGTATGCCCTAAATCCTTAGTAGACTCGGTTATCCCAATTGTTGCACAAAAGGAAAATGCTGAAACCACCACAGAGAATTCTAACCCAACCcccaagaaaaagaagaagaagaagaataagaatgTGCAAGATGCAGAGCAACTTCTGACTTGTGATCCTTCAATTGCGATTGGTGCGGTACCTGATGTTACGAAAGAAGGAGGATCACAACAAGGTGATGCTAATGGGAATGGGGGTTTATGCCCTAAGCCCTTGTTGGACACACCAATCCCAATTGTTCCACAAGAGGGAAATGCTAAAACATCTACACAGAACCCTAACCCAATCCcccagaaaaagaagaagaagaagaatgtgcAAGGTGCAGAGCAACATCTGACGTGTGATCCTTCAATCCTAATAGATGTGGAACCTGATGTTACCAAGGAAGTAGGGGCACAACAAATTTCAGAAACAGCTGAAACAACTACACATGACCCTGTTCCAACCCCCAAGAAAAACAAGAATAAGGATGTGCAAGTCGCACAACAGCAACTTCACACATGCGACCCTTCAATCCCGACAAGTGCCGAACCTGATGTTATGAAGGAAGAAGCAACAAAACAAGGTGATGCTGATGGGAATGAGGGTTTATGCCCAAAACCCTTACTGGACAAACCAATCCCAATTTTTCCACAAGAAGAAAATGCTGAAACATCTAGGCAGAACCCTAATCCAACCCcccggaagaagaagaagaagaatgttgAAGGTGCAGAGCAAGTTCAGACATGTGATCCTTCAATCCTGACTGGTGTGGAACCTGATGTTATGAAGGAAGAAGGGGCACAACAAGGTTCAGACCTGCCAGCTGAAACAACTAGACAGATCCATGCCCCAACCCCcaagaaaaacaagaagaagGATGTGCAAGGTGCACAACAGCAACTTCAGACATGCGACCCTTCAATCATGATAGGTGTGGAACCCAATGTTATGAAGGAAGAAGGAGCACAACAAGGTGAAGCTAATGAAACTGCGGTCTTTGGAATAAATGAAGAATGCCCTGGACCTGATTCAATGCCCCTGAAAGACACTCTCCGGAAAAAGAAGAATGTGCTTAAGTCCCAGGGGGCTGAACCTGAACCAAAATCAAAGGAGTCCAATAATACACATCACCCTCAACAATGCTACTCAGACTCAGAActgaaaatgaagatgaaaaaagGGGCAGAAGCTAATGCTGAGAACTCTGCAGTGTGCCCTAAACCTAAATTGGCACTCCCATCTGACATAGCAATCCCTAATAATTCACAAGTGAACAAAAGGGCAGAACCAACTGAAGCTAAGGTTGAGGATCAGGCATGTTCTAAACCTAAATTAGCATCCCCAATAGACCTGCCAGCTCCAACAAactcagaaaagaaaaaagaggtaGAACCTGTCCAAAACCCTGATGCACGTGCTCAACCCCCTCAACCTCAACCTTGCTCTGCGCCATGTGCAGAGCCTCCGGGTGATCCAGCAACTCCAATTGAtcagagaagaagaaaacaaaaaagcaagagagaaaaagaaacaataataatatgctCAGAAGAGGTGGAGAACCAAGGGAGCCCATTGCATATGGACATAACCCTCAACCAGGCCCCAGACCAGGTCCAACAAGACCAAGCAACCCCAATAAGCCTACAACCAGCATCCTTGATGGACCAAACAATCCTGGTGGATCCAGCAACCCCAATAGACCTAGAACTGACGATGAAGAAGATaaagaagaagcaaaggaaGAAGACAACTTCTACAGAGCTGCCAGAAATCTCAATTCAGACATCTACATGCCTTATAGAAGCATCCCCAATAGACCCAGCAATTCCAATGGACCCTTGCCTTGCAATCTCAACAGGCCCTGAACAGGAGAtgtcaaagaaaaagaagaaaaggaagagtAAGCTTGAAAGTGAAGCGGCAGAACTCAATGAACACTACAAGCTGCCTGAAGCTGCTCCGCCTGAGGCCCCTGTTCAGAAATCTATATACCATACAGATGCACCCTCAATCGACCCAGTGGGCCCATCTCCCCCTGTTGACACAGAAACCCCAATAGACCAAGGTCAGCAGATgaccaagaaaaagaggaagaagaaaaagaggatTGTGATCATAATTGAAGGGACAGAAACCAATGAACACGGTGTCAAGCCACCTGAAACCCTAGTTCAAAAATTTGCATATCCTACAGTAACAACCTCAATAGACCCAACAATCCCAGTCCCAGCTCCCCCAATAGATCAAGGTCAGAAGATgaggaagaaaatgagaaagagaAGTGCCCTTATAAGCAAAGGAGCAGAACCTGATGAACATGATGACAAGCCACCTGGAACCCCAGTTCAAAGATCTATACATCCTATAGCAGAACCCTCAATAGACCCAACAATTCCAGCAAGCCAAACTCCTCCAGTAGACCCAGCAACCCCAGTAGACCCTGAACCGATgaccaagaaaaagaggaagaagaaaaggaacagTGCAAAAAATGAAGGGTTAGAATCTGAGAAACACAATGCTGATCGAATTGCAGAAACCCCAGTTCAAAAAACTGAAGGATCCACAACTGAAAATTCTATG GGCAGATGCAATGTTGAGCCAGCTGGTAAAACCCTGGTTCAGATTACTGACACTCTCAGAGTGACTAAATCCCCCTTTAAACATCATGGTGAAAGTTCCTTG AGATGCCGGGCATGCCGACAGCCTGGTCATAGATTCCAACAATGCCAGCGGCTGAAATGTCTTTCCATGGATGAGGAAGTTTGCTTCTTTTGTGGGGAAATTGGACATTCCCTTGGAAAATGCGATGTGTCTCAAGCAG GGGGAGGAAGGTTTGCTAAGTGCTTACTCTGTTATGGACATGGACACTTCAGCTATAACTGTCCTCAAAATGGTCATGGAATTGATCCaaag GTGCTTGCAGTCAATGGGGCTATCAATAGAA CAGTGGAAGCTCGAAGAGAGCTCTTGCCGAGGTTTAATATGTGA
- the LOC114401248 gene encoding mediator of DNA damage checkpoint protein 1-like isoform X1 → MQSEFSDAKKRREEDNPQTLVSLVHDSEKKKRKRKRKKKIEESNEQPQVEVCPKSLVDSVIPIVAQKENAETTTENSNPTPKKKKKKKNKNVQDAEQLLTCDPSIAIGAVPDVTKEGGSQQGDANGNGGLCPKPLLDTPIPIVPQEGNAKTSTQNPNPIPQKKKKKKNVQGAEQHLTCDPSILIDVEPDVTKEVGAQQISETAETTTHDPVPTPKKNKNKDVQVAQQQLHTCDPSIPTSAEPDVMKEEATKQGDADGNEGLCPKPLLDKPIPIFPQEENAETSRQNPNPTPRKKKKKNVEGAEQVQTCDPSILTGVEPDVMKEEGAQQGSDLPAETTRQIHAPTPKKNKKKDVQGAQQQLQTCDPSIMIGVEPNVMKEEGAQQGEANETAVFGINEECPGPDSMPLKDTLRKKKNVLKSQGAEPEPKSKESNNTHHPQQCYSDSELKMKMKKGAEANAENSAVCPKPKLALPSDIAIPNNSQVNKRAEPTEAKVEDQACSKPKLASPIDLPAPTNSEKKKEVEPVQNPDARAQPPQPQPCSAPCAEPPGDPATPIDQRRRKQKSKREKETIIICSEEVENQGSPLHMDITLNQAPDQVQQDQATPISLQPASLMDQTILVDPATPIDLELTMKKIKKKQRKKTTSTELPEISIQTSTCLIEASPIDPAIPMDPCLAISTGPEQEMSKKKKKRKSKLESEAAELNEHYKLPEAAPPEAPVQKSIYHTDAPSIDPVGPSPPVDTETPIDQGQQMTKKKRKKKKRIVIIIEGTETNEHGVKPPETLVQKFAYPTVTTSIDPTIPVPAPPIDQGQKMRKKMRKRSALISKGAEPDEHDDKPPGTPVQRSIHPIAEPSIDPTIPASQTPPVDPATPVDPEPMTKKKRKKKRNSAKNEGLESEKHNADRIAETPVQKTEGSTTENSMGRCNVEPAGKTLVQITDTLRVTKSPFKHHGESSLRCRACRQPGHRFQQCQRLKCLSMDEEVCFFCGEIGHSLGKCDVSQAGGGRFAKCLLCYGHGHFSYNCPQNGHGIDPKVLAVNGAINRIPSCSSSGSSKRALAEV, encoded by the exons ATGCAGAGCGAGTTCTCCGATGCGAAGAAGCGCAGAGAGGAGGACAACCCTCAAACACTCGTTTCCCTCGTACACGAcagtgagaagaagaagagaaagagaaagagaaagaagaaaatcgAGGAATCAAACGAGCAGCCCCAGGTTGAGGTATGCCCTAAATCCTTAGTAGACTCGGTTATCCCAATTGTTGCACAAAAGGAAAATGCTGAAACCACCACAGAGAATTCTAACCCAACCcccaagaaaaagaagaagaagaagaataagaatgTGCAAGATGCAGAGCAACTTCTGACTTGTGATCCTTCAATTGCGATTGGTGCGGTACCTGATGTTACGAAAGAAGGAGGATCACAACAAGGTGATGCTAATGGGAATGGGGGTTTATGCCCTAAGCCCTTGTTGGACACACCAATCCCAATTGTTCCACAAGAGGGAAATGCTAAAACATCTACACAGAACCCTAACCCAATCCcccagaaaaagaagaagaagaagaatgtgcAAGGTGCAGAGCAACATCTGACGTGTGATCCTTCAATCCTAATAGATGTGGAACCTGATGTTACCAAGGAAGTAGGGGCACAACAAATTTCAGAAACAGCTGAAACAACTACACATGACCCTGTTCCAACCCCCAAGAAAAACAAGAATAAGGATGTGCAAGTCGCACAACAGCAACTTCACACATGCGACCCTTCAATCCCGACAAGTGCCGAACCTGATGTTATGAAGGAAGAAGCAACAAAACAAGGTGATGCTGATGGGAATGAGGGTTTATGCCCAAAACCCTTACTGGACAAACCAATCCCAATTTTTCCACAAGAAGAAAATGCTGAAACATCTAGGCAGAACCCTAATCCAACCCcccggaagaagaagaagaagaatgttgAAGGTGCAGAGCAAGTTCAGACATGTGATCCTTCAATCCTGACTGGTGTGGAACCTGATGTTATGAAGGAAGAAGGGGCACAACAAGGTTCAGACCTGCCAGCTGAAACAACTAGACAGATCCATGCCCCAACCCCcaagaaaaacaagaagaagGATGTGCAAGGTGCACAACAGCAACTTCAGACATGCGACCCTTCAATCATGATAGGTGTGGAACCCAATGTTATGAAGGAAGAAGGAGCACAACAAGGTGAAGCTAATGAAACTGCGGTCTTTGGAATAAATGAAGAATGCCCTGGACCTGATTCAATGCCCCTGAAAGACACTCTCCGGAAAAAGAAGAATGTGCTTAAGTCCCAGGGGGCTGAACCTGAACCAAAATCAAAGGAGTCCAATAATACACATCACCCTCAACAATGCTACTCAGACTCAGAActgaaaatgaagatgaaaaaagGGGCAGAAGCTAATGCTGAGAACTCTGCAGTGTGCCCTAAACCTAAATTGGCACTCCCATCTGACATAGCAATCCCTAATAATTCACAAGTGAACAAAAGGGCAGAACCAACTGAAGCTAAGGTTGAGGATCAGGCATGTTCTAAACCTAAATTAGCATCCCCAATAGACCTGCCAGCTCCAACAAactcagaaaagaaaaaagaggtaGAACCTGTCCAAAACCCTGATGCACGTGCTCAACCCCCTCAACCTCAACCTTGCTCTGCGCCATGTGCAGAGCCTCCGGGTGATCCAGCAACTCCAATTGAtcagagaagaagaaaacaaaaaagcaagagagaaaaagaaacaataataatatgctCAGAAGAGGTGGAGAACCAAGGGAGCCCATTGCATATGGACATAACCCTCAACCAGGCCCCAGACCAGGTCCAACAAGACCAAGCAACCCCAATAAGCCTACAACCAGCATCCTTGATGGACCAAACAATCCTGGTGGATCCAGCAACCCCAATAGACCTAGAACTGACGATGAAGAAGATaaagaagaagcaaaggaaGAAGACAACTTCTACAGAGCTGCCAGAAATCTCAATTCAGACATCTACATGCCTTATAGAAGCATCCCCAATAGACCCAGCAATTCCAATGGACCCTTGCCTTGCAATCTCAACAGGCCCTGAACAGGAGAtgtcaaagaaaaagaagaaaaggaagagtAAGCTTGAAAGTGAAGCGGCAGAACTCAATGAACACTACAAGCTGCCTGAAGCTGCTCCGCCTGAGGCCCCTGTTCAGAAATCTATATACCATACAGATGCACCCTCAATCGACCCAGTGGGCCCATCTCCCCCTGTTGACACAGAAACCCCAATAGACCAAGGTCAGCAGATgaccaagaaaaagaggaagaagaaaaagaggatTGTGATCATAATTGAAGGGACAGAAACCAATGAACACGGTGTCAAGCCACCTGAAACCCTAGTTCAAAAATTTGCATATCCTACAGTAACAACCTCAATAGACCCAACAATCCCAGTCCCAGCTCCCCCAATAGATCAAGGTCAGAAGATgaggaagaaaatgagaaagagaAGTGCCCTTATAAGCAAAGGAGCAGAACCTGATGAACATGATGACAAGCCACCTGGAACCCCAGTTCAAAGATCTATACATCCTATAGCAGAACCCTCAATAGACCCAACAATTCCAGCAAGCCAAACTCCTCCAGTAGACCCAGCAACCCCAGTAGACCCTGAACCGATgaccaagaaaaagaggaagaagaaaaggaacagTGCAAAAAATGAAGGGTTAGAATCTGAGAAACACAATGCTGATCGAATTGCAGAAACCCCAGTTCAAAAAACTGAAGGATCCACAACTGAAAATTCTATG GGCAGATGCAATGTTGAGCCAGCTGGTAAAACCCTGGTTCAGATTACTGACACTCTCAGAGTGACTAAATCCCCCTTTAAACATCATGGTGAAAGTTCCTTG AGATGCCGGGCATGCCGACAGCCTGGTCATAGATTCCAACAATGCCAGCGGCTGAAATGTCTTTCCATGGATGAGGAAGTTTGCTTCTTTTGTGGGGAAATTGGACATTCCCTTGGAAAATGCGATGTGTCTCAAGCAG GGGGAGGAAGGTTTGCTAAGTGCTTACTCTGTTATGGACATGGACACTTCAGCTATAACTGTCCTCAAAATGGTCATGGAATTGATCCaaag GTGCTTGCAGTCAATGGGGCTATCAATAGAA TTCCATCTTGTAGCAGCAGTGGAAGCTCGAAGAGAGCTCTTGCCGAGGTTTAA
- the LOC114401248 gene encoding mediator of DNA damage checkpoint protein 1-like isoform X2 codes for MQSEFSDAKKRREEDNPQTLVSLVHDSEKKKRKRKRKKKIEESNEQPQVEVCPKSLVDSVIPIVAQKENAETTTENSNPTPKKKKKKKNKNVQDAEQLLTCDPSIAIGAVPDVTKEGGSQQGDANGNGGLCPKPLLDTPIPIVPQEGNAKTSTQNPNPIPQKKKKKKNVQGAEQHLTCDPSILIDVEPDVTKEVGAQQISETAETTTHDPVPTPKKNKNKDVQVAQQQLHTCDPSIPTSAEPDVMKEEATKQGDADGNEGLCPKPLLDKPIPIFPQEENAETSRQNPNPTPRKKKKKNVEGAEQVQTCDPSILTGVEPDVMKEEGAQQGSDLPAETTRQIHAPTPKKNKKKDVQGAQQQLQTCDPSIMIGVEPNVMKEEGAQQGEANETAVFGINEECPGPDSMPLKDTLRKKKNVLKSQGAEPEPKSKESNNTHHPQQCYSDSELKMKMKKGAEANAENSAVCPKPKLALPSDIAIPNNSQVNKRAEPTEAKVEDQACSKPKLASPIDLPAPTNSEKKKEVEPVQNPDARAQPPQPQPCSAPCAEPPGDPATPIDQRRRKQKSKREKETIIICSEEVENQGSPLHMDITLNQAPDQVQQDQATPISLQPASLMDQTILVDPATPIDLELTMKKIKKKQRKKTTSTELPEISIQTSTCLIEASPIDPAIPMDPCLAISTGPEQEMSKKKKKRKSKLESEAAELNEHYKLPEAAPPEAPVQKSIYHTDAPSIDPVGPSPPVDTETPIDQGQQMTKKKRKKKKRIVIIIEGTETNEHGVKPPETLVQKFAYPTVTTSIDPTIPVPAPPIDQGQKMRKKMRKRSALISKGAEPDEHDDKPPGTPVQRSIHPIAEPSIDPTIPASQTPPVDPATPVDPEPMTKKKRKKKRNSAKNEGLESEKHNADRIAETPVQKTEGSTTENSMGRCNVEPAGKTLVQITDTLRVTKSPFKHHGESSLRCRACRQPGHRFQQCQRLKCLSMDEEVCFFCGEIGHSLGKCDVSQAGGGRFAKCLLCYGHGHFSYNCPQNGHGIDPKVLAVNGAINRTAVEARRELLPRFNM; via the exons ATGCAGAGCGAGTTCTCCGATGCGAAGAAGCGCAGAGAGGAGGACAACCCTCAAACACTCGTTTCCCTCGTACACGAcagtgagaagaagaagagaaagagaaagagaaagaagaaaatcgAGGAATCAAACGAGCAGCCCCAGGTTGAGGTATGCCCTAAATCCTTAGTAGACTCGGTTATCCCAATTGTTGCACAAAAGGAAAATGCTGAAACCACCACAGAGAATTCTAACCCAACCcccaagaaaaagaagaagaagaagaataagaatgTGCAAGATGCAGAGCAACTTCTGACTTGTGATCCTTCAATTGCGATTGGTGCGGTACCTGATGTTACGAAAGAAGGAGGATCACAACAAGGTGATGCTAATGGGAATGGGGGTTTATGCCCTAAGCCCTTGTTGGACACACCAATCCCAATTGTTCCACAAGAGGGAAATGCTAAAACATCTACACAGAACCCTAACCCAATCCcccagaaaaagaagaagaagaagaatgtgcAAGGTGCAGAGCAACATCTGACGTGTGATCCTTCAATCCTAATAGATGTGGAACCTGATGTTACCAAGGAAGTAGGGGCACAACAAATTTCAGAAACAGCTGAAACAACTACACATGACCCTGTTCCAACCCCCAAGAAAAACAAGAATAAGGATGTGCAAGTCGCACAACAGCAACTTCACACATGCGACCCTTCAATCCCGACAAGTGCCGAACCTGATGTTATGAAGGAAGAAGCAACAAAACAAGGTGATGCTGATGGGAATGAGGGTTTATGCCCAAAACCCTTACTGGACAAACCAATCCCAATTTTTCCACAAGAAGAAAATGCTGAAACATCTAGGCAGAACCCTAATCCAACCCcccggaagaagaagaagaagaatgttgAAGGTGCAGAGCAAGTTCAGACATGTGATCCTTCAATCCTGACTGGTGTGGAACCTGATGTTATGAAGGAAGAAGGGGCACAACAAGGTTCAGACCTGCCAGCTGAAACAACTAGACAGATCCATGCCCCAACCCCcaagaaaaacaagaagaagGATGTGCAAGGTGCACAACAGCAACTTCAGACATGCGACCCTTCAATCATGATAGGTGTGGAACCCAATGTTATGAAGGAAGAAGGAGCACAACAAGGTGAAGCTAATGAAACTGCGGTCTTTGGAATAAATGAAGAATGCCCTGGACCTGATTCAATGCCCCTGAAAGACACTCTCCGGAAAAAGAAGAATGTGCTTAAGTCCCAGGGGGCTGAACCTGAACCAAAATCAAAGGAGTCCAATAATACACATCACCCTCAACAATGCTACTCAGACTCAGAActgaaaatgaagatgaaaaaagGGGCAGAAGCTAATGCTGAGAACTCTGCAGTGTGCCCTAAACCTAAATTGGCACTCCCATCTGACATAGCAATCCCTAATAATTCACAAGTGAACAAAAGGGCAGAACCAACTGAAGCTAAGGTTGAGGATCAGGCATGTTCTAAACCTAAATTAGCATCCCCAATAGACCTGCCAGCTCCAACAAactcagaaaagaaaaaagaggtaGAACCTGTCCAAAACCCTGATGCACGTGCTCAACCCCCTCAACCTCAACCTTGCTCTGCGCCATGTGCAGAGCCTCCGGGTGATCCAGCAACTCCAATTGAtcagagaagaagaaaacaaaaaagcaagagagaaaaagaaacaataataatatgctCAGAAGAGGTGGAGAACCAAGGGAGCCCATTGCATATGGACATAACCCTCAACCAGGCCCCAGACCAGGTCCAACAAGACCAAGCAACCCCAATAAGCCTACAACCAGCATCCTTGATGGACCAAACAATCCTGGTGGATCCAGCAACCCCAATAGACCTAGAACTGACGATGAAGAAGATaaagaagaagcaaaggaaGAAGACAACTTCTACAGAGCTGCCAGAAATCTCAATTCAGACATCTACATGCCTTATAGAAGCATCCCCAATAGACCCAGCAATTCCAATGGACCCTTGCCTTGCAATCTCAACAGGCCCTGAACAGGAGAtgtcaaagaaaaagaagaaaaggaagagtAAGCTTGAAAGTGAAGCGGCAGAACTCAATGAACACTACAAGCTGCCTGAAGCTGCTCCGCCTGAGGCCCCTGTTCAGAAATCTATATACCATACAGATGCACCCTCAATCGACCCAGTGGGCCCATCTCCCCCTGTTGACACAGAAACCCCAATAGACCAAGGTCAGCAGATgaccaagaaaaagaggaagaagaaaaagaggatTGTGATCATAATTGAAGGGACAGAAACCAATGAACACGGTGTCAAGCCACCTGAAACCCTAGTTCAAAAATTTGCATATCCTACAGTAACAACCTCAATAGACCCAACAATCCCAGTCCCAGCTCCCCCAATAGATCAAGGTCAGAAGATgaggaagaaaatgagaaagagaAGTGCCCTTATAAGCAAAGGAGCAGAACCTGATGAACATGATGACAAGCCACCTGGAACCCCAGTTCAAAGATCTATACATCCTATAGCAGAACCCTCAATAGACCCAACAATTCCAGCAAGCCAAACTCCTCCAGTAGACCCAGCAACCCCAGTAGACCCTGAACCGATgaccaagaaaaagaggaagaagaaaaggaacagTGCAAAAAATGAAGGGTTAGAATCTGAGAAACACAATGCTGATCGAATTGCAGAAACCCCAGTTCAAAAAACTGAAGGATCCACAACTGAAAATTCTATG GGCAGATGCAATGTTGAGCCAGCTGGTAAAACCCTGGTTCAGATTACTGACACTCTCAGAGTGACTAAATCCCCCTTTAAACATCATGGTGAAAGTTCCTTG AGATGCCGGGCATGCCGACAGCCTGGTCATAGATTCCAACAATGCCAGCGGCTGAAATGTCTTTCCATGGATGAGGAAGTTTGCTTCTTTTGTGGGGAAATTGGACATTCCCTTGGAAAATGCGATGTGTCTCAAGCAG GGGGAGGAAGGTTTGCTAAGTGCTTACTCTGTTATGGACATGGACACTTCAGCTATAACTGTCCTCAAAATGGTCATGGAATTGATCCaaag GTGCTTGCAGTCAATGGGGCTATCAATAGAA CAGCAGTGGAAGCTCGAAGAGAGCTCTTGCCGAGGTTTAATATGTGA